The window GCACTCGGATACCTGCTGACCAAATACAAATCGGCAGCCGAGGCAAAGGCGGTCTACGCCATGGAGACGGAGATCTCCGACGAGGGCCAGCACAAGGGAGGAACCGGAAAGTCGCTCTTCCTGGGCAGCATCGAGCAGATGCGCAACCAGCTTTTCATCAATGGGCAGGAGCTCCGCCCCGACAAGATGGAGTTCCTATTCCAGGGGGTTGTCAAGGGGGTGACGGACACGATCTACTTCGACGACGTGAACAAGTCGATCGACCTCCACCGCTTCATGCCGGCGATCACCAACAAGATCACCATCAACGCCAAGTATGCCGCGGCCGTAACGCTCGAATACGCCGAGTCCCCGAAAATATCCTTTTCGAGCAACCATGCCATCCGGGAGTTCGACAACTCCCTCCGGCGACGGATATGGTTCACGGCATTCTCCGACTACTACCACTCGGCAGACCCGGCCGCCAAGCTTTCGCTGCGGAACCCGGCCACGGAGTTCGGGAAGAATCTGATCCAGGACTACACGCCCGAGGAGATGAACGAATTTTACATTTTCATGCTTACATGTATGCACGTATACATCAAGCATCAGGTCGCGCTCCAGCCGCCGATGCACGACATCGAGCAGCGCAACATCCAGCGTCAGATCGGCGACGACTTCATCTACTGGGCCGAAGAGTATTTCGCCGCAGACGGACGCCGAGACACCTTCCTCAATAAAACCGAGGTATTCGAGGCATACAAGGAATCGCTCCCCAAGCGGGCACAGGACAGTGTGAAGATGCAGACCTTCAAAGGCCGCCTCATCCAGTTCTGCGAGTACAAGGGATGGGAGTTCAACCCCGACGAGATGCTGCAAACCGAATCCGACCGGAAGCGGAACGAGATCCACCGAAAAGAGCAGGGTGTCGATGTCTACTACTTCTACATTCGGACGGCCGAAGAGGACGGGGAGGAGAAGATTTTTTAGGGCCCCCTATTACCATTTTTTCAACGCCAAAACAAACTTTCTGATTTTCTTTGACACTTTGACACCAAAGAGAGAAATAAAAATATAAATAGATATAATACAAATAGTTACGCGATTTTTAGCGGTGTCAACTTGGTGTCAAAACGGTGTCAACTTAAAAAATCGGTGACACTTTTCGAAAATTTCGAAAAAACGGCAATTATTATATAAAGCAATGAATATCAACAACATATCGAAAACGGTGTCAACTTGCGTGTCAGCAAAATTTTTCAAGTTGACACCGCATAAAAAGATGATTAACAGCAATTTACGCACGGTGTCAAAGTGTCAAGCAAAAACCGGAAACTAAAAAAATAAAACACAACTTCAAATCTCAACCTCTATGAAGAACGTACAAAACAACACCGCAAACAGCCCCCGGCAGCCGGGGCCGAAGAACCCGGACAACTGGGCGCGGATCGAGGCCGTCATCCGATTCGCACGCATGACGACGAACGCCTTCGCCAAGCACATCGGACTGCCCCGCGGCGAGAACCTCTACCAGATCAAGCGCGGCAACAACGGCATCTCGTTCGACGTGGCCGACCGAATCTGCCACCACTACCCGATGATCAGCAAACTCTGGATACTGACAGGCGAGGGCGATATGCTCCTTCCGAACCATCGCCGCTCCTCCGGCATCAGACTGATTGCCGCCATGCACGACCAGATACTCGGAGAACCCCTCCTGCGTCCCCGTGACGACAGCAGCGGCATCGATTGGATACGATATGCGAAGGAGCGTCTCGACGTAGCCGCAAACCCTAATCTCCCACGGGATATGCGGATCATACAGCTCACGGCGTGCGGCGGGATCATCGCCGCAGAGATCGACAGGCTGATGTCCGAAGCAAGTAAGAAAGGAGGCAAACAATGAAAAGCATCGGTTTTCTCGAAGAATTGCAGCGCGAAGTCGTTGCCCGGTACAAGACGGAAACACGCCGGCTGGCAGATCCGCAGCCGGACGATTATCTGAACAATCCCCGCGGCGATTTCATCCTGCCCGACGGGAGCCGTGCCGATCTGCTGGCCCGTCATCATCTCATCCGGCCCCGATACGAGGTCGGCGAGGTGATCTACATCAAAGAGCCGTATATCGACGACATCGATCCCGACAGAGTGTTCTACAAATACGATCCGGCGGACATCCAGGCCCTGCAAGACTTCGGATACGGGGACTACATCGACAAACCCGGATTCTGGCGGAACAAGCAGTCCATGCCGGCGCGGCTGGCCCGCTACTTCCTCCGGATAACGGCCCGGCATGGCGAACGTTTGCAGGATATTACGGATGAAGGTTGCAGAAAGGAAGGAATATTTTCCGATGCGCTGGAATGCAATTTTGGCCTCCCGAACATTAAATGCACTGCCCTCGAAACAGTTTTAGGTAAAAGCTGGCGCGATGCCTATGCTTCGCTTATCGATTCGACATACCAAGAGGGAACATGGGAAAAGAATCCCTGCGTCTGGGTATATGAATTCGAATTGGTATCCGAACTGACGGCATTCGAGCGCCGGCATTACGGACTCAAATAACATAACGCATGGATTTCGGGAAATAATGGCGATCAAACTACTCTATATCGACCTTTTTTGCGGCGCCGGCGGAACCTCGACGGGCGTTGAGCGGGCGCGGATCGACGGTAGCAAGTGCGCGAAGGTCATCGCATGCGTCAACCACGATGCCAATGCGATCCTCTCGCATGCGGCCAATCACCCGCACACGCGCCACTTCACCGAGGACATCCGCACACTCGATCTCGGACCGATGAAAGTACACGTCGCCCGAGAACGCATGAAGCACCCGGACGCAAAGCTCGTGCTCTGGGCCTCGCTGGAATGCACGAACCACTCCCGGGCCAAAGGCGGCATGTCGCGCGACGCCGACAGCCGCACGCTGGCCGATCACCTTTTCCGCTACATCGAGGAGCTGCGCCCCGACTATATCCAGATCGAAAATGTCGTCGAGTTCATGGAATGGGGGCCGCTCATCGTCAAGGAGAGCGTCGGCCCGGACGGTGCGGCCTTCTGTCCGCTCGACATCAAACACGACCGCAAGCGACGGACAACAACCGTCGCCCCGGTGTGGGTTCCCGACCCAGAGCACAAGGGAATACTCTACCGCCGCTGGGTGGAGGAGGTGTGCGCCCACGGCTACCGGTTCGAACATCGTGTGCTCAATGCGGCCGACTTCGGGGCCTACACATCCCGGGTACGATATTTCGGGCAGTTCGCGCGGCCGGATTTGCCGATGGCGTGGCCGCGGCAGACGCACGCCCGAAATCCGGAGCAGACACGCGACCTTTTCACCGAACCGCTCGCGCCGTGGCGGCCCGTGCGGGAATGCCTCGACTTCGAGGATCGCGGTGAGTCAATCTTCGATCGCCGCCGGCAACTCGTCGGAGCGACACTCGACCGCATCCACGCCGGGCTGGTGAAATTCGTCGCAGGAGGCAAAGACGCTTTCCTCGTCAAATACAACTCCCGAAACCAGTCCGGCAAATACATCGCTCCGGGACTCGACGCTCCATGCCCGACCGTGGCGACACAAAACCGGCTCGGCGTAGTCCGTGTAGATTTCCTGTCCAAGCAGTTCAGCGGACAGCCTGCGGGCAAGAACATCCCCATTGACGGCCCGGCCGGAACCGTTACGACAATCGACCACCACGCCTTCGTATCGGCATACTACGGAAACGGATACAACTCACCCGTCGAACGGCCGGCCCCTACGCTGACAACAAAAGACCGATTCCAGTTGGTGCAGCCATTTATCACCAACTACTATTCCGGCGGCGGGCAACTCTCCGGAGTGGACGAACCAACCGGCGCGCTGCTGACGAACCCCAAGCAGCGTATCGTAAACGCCCACTACCTGCTGAATCCGCAATACCGGTCCGCCGGCGGCTCTGTGGATGCGCCTTGTTTCACGCTGATCGCCCGGATGGACAAACGTCCGCCTTATCTGGTATCCATCGAGCAGGGAGTACCAGCCTGGACAATCAAACCGGACGACATTCCCGAAATGGTGCGCGTGAAAGAGTTCTGCATCCTCTATGGAATTGTAGACGTAACAATGCGTATGCTTCGGATTCCCGAAATGAAGCGCATCCAGGGATTCGGCGACGATTACGTGCTCATCGGATCGCAGGAGGAACAGAAGAAATTCCTCGGCAATGCCGTCGTCACCCAAGTAGCGACCGCATGGAGCAAAGCAACTGCCACAGCTCTCGACGAAATAAAATCACCTGAAAACAACACAAAAAATCCAACTATGAAAATCACAATCGAAAACACCGACAAAATCGTTACCCTGAACGGAGTTCCGGCCCGGATATGGGAGGGAGAAACCGATTCCGGAATCAGAGTTCATTGCTTCATAACCCGGATCGCCGTGAGACGGAACGAAACACGCATCGAAGAGTTTGAACGGGAATTGCAAGAAACGGCATCCCCAAGTCCCGAAATAGCCGCCTACCCTTCACGCCTGATTATATGACGTCCCGGCAAATCAAGGCGGCGCAACTCCGCCGCCGCATGGCCATCCAAGCCATGACCCCGCACCGACTGCCGAAAAGGCCGAGCAAGGTCGAACAGCAGCAGGCCGCCATCGCCGTTGACATGCTCGTGATGGTATTGGCGCTGCCCTATGCAATGCTCGATCTCGAGGACGGACTCAAGGCTGCGGGAAAATTCCGACATGAGATCAAGCGCCGGCATCGTCAGGCCGAAGAGATCGTTTTCTCCGTGACGGAGCCGGCCTATCGAGTCTTCGCCCGCTACTCCGAGGAACTGGCATGGGATTACGTCGAACGGATGGAAAACCTCTATGCCTACATCCGGGAACAGGTTCCCGGCCTCGAAGGTGCAGACGGGGCGGTCGAGTTGATCGAAGCACTCTGCCGACTGATCGAGACCTACAACCGGCGACTCGAATACGTCTACTATTTCAACCGTGCAGAACCGATCTACAAGATTCCACGACTGCTCGAATGTATTCCCGCCCGCAGGTGCGACATCGCCGAACAGATCGAGACGGCATTGCAAAACTACAACCGCGAACGATATGGAAAATCTTG of the Alistipes senegalensis JC50 genome contains:
- a CDS encoding DNA cytosine methyltransferase, whose product is MAIKLLYIDLFCGAGGTSTGVERARIDGSKCAKVIACVNHDANAILSHAANHPHTRHFTEDIRTLDLGPMKVHVARERMKHPDAKLVLWASLECTNHSRAKGGMSRDADSRTLADHLFRYIEELRPDYIQIENVVEFMEWGPLIVKESVGPDGAAFCPLDIKHDRKRRTTTVAPVWVPDPEHKGILYRRWVEEVCAHGYRFEHRVLNAADFGAYTSRVRYFGQFARPDLPMAWPRQTHARNPEQTRDLFTEPLAPWRPVRECLDFEDRGESIFDRRRQLVGATLDRIHAGLVKFVAGGKDAFLVKYNSRNQSGKYIAPGLDAPCPTVATQNRLGVVRVDFLSKQFSGQPAGKNIPIDGPAGTVTTIDHHAFVSAYYGNGYNSPVERPAPTLTTKDRFQLVQPFITNYYSGGGQLSGVDEPTGALLTNPKQRIVNAHYLLNPQYRSAGGSVDAPCFTLIARMDKRPPYLVSIEQGVPAWTIKPDDIPEMVRVKEFCILYGIVDVTMRMLRIPEMKRIQGFGDDYVLIGSQEEQKKFLGNAVVTQVATAWSKATATALDEIKSPENNTKNPTMKITIENTDKIVTLNGVPARIWEGETDSGIRVHCFITRIAVRRNETRIEEFERELQETASPSPEIAAYPSRLII